One window of bacterium genomic DNA carries:
- a CDS encoding beta-lactamase family protein, whose amino-acid sequence MSNGESVRISGSCDPHFAGVREEFSRNFAERSEVGAAVSVYKDGSKVVDLWGGVVDPETREPWAEDTIVCMMSVGKSMAALCLLQLVDRGAVALEAPVATYWPEFAQAGKEKTTIRQILGGQAGLMYPDHAPADSIFDWDVMVEALAKQKPEWEPGTRGAYHSSTQGFLLGEVLGRVDGRRFDAFFAEEIADPLGVDFQYGLSDEDILRVTDLIPNRGSTTFKEMATPGTNLNRAWRPQPKIRGLVNSDVFRKAVFPSGNGHGNARSIARIYAALAGCGEIDGVRLLSPELIDELRKPAWEGTCDLTLRQFRYGLGFFLSSYPDPEAGMHFTPNPRSFGHLGAGGAIGFCDPEADLSFSYSPNFMCAGAGVGDRCEALVDATLRCVPGLLG is encoded by the coding sequence GTGTCGAATGGCGAATCGGTAAGAATCAGCGGTAGCTGCGATCCTCACTTTGCAGGCGTGCGGGAGGAGTTCTCGAGAAATTTCGCGGAGCGCTCCGAAGTGGGTGCCGCGGTCAGCGTCTACAAGGATGGCTCCAAGGTCGTGGATCTCTGGGGCGGCGTGGTCGATCCCGAGACCCGGGAGCCCTGGGCCGAGGACACGATCGTCTGCATGATGTCGGTCGGCAAATCGATGGCGGCGCTCTGCCTGCTTCAGCTGGTGGATCGGGGTGCGGTCGCACTCGAGGCGCCGGTCGCCACCTACTGGCCCGAGTTCGCTCAGGCCGGAAAGGAAAAGACCACGATTCGCCAGATCCTCGGTGGGCAGGCGGGGTTGATGTACCCGGATCACGCGCCGGCCGACTCGATCTTCGACTGGGACGTGATGGTGGAGGCGCTCGCCAAGCAGAAGCCCGAATGGGAGCCAGGCACGCGCGGCGCCTATCATTCCAGCACGCAGGGGTTCCTGCTCGGTGAAGTCCTAGGGCGGGTCGATGGAAGGCGCTTCGATGCGTTCTTCGCAGAAGAGATTGCCGATCCCCTGGGTGTCGATTTCCAGTACGGGCTCTCCGACGAGGACATCCTCCGCGTCACCGATCTCATCCCCAATCGTGGCAGCACGACGTTCAAGGAGATGGCGACCCCGGGCACGAACTTGAACCGCGCGTGGCGCCCCCAGCCCAAGATCCGGGGCCTGGTGAATTCGGACGTCTTCAGGAAAGCCGTCTTCCCCTCCGGAAACGGCCACGGGAATGCTCGTTCCATCGCACGGATCTACGCTGCGCTGGCCGGCTGTGGCGAGATCGACGGAGTTCGGCTTCTCTCGCCCGAGCTGATCGACGAGCTGCGAAAGCCCGCCTGGGAGGGAACCTGCGACCTCACCCTTCGCCAGTTCCGGTACGGACTGGGCTTCTTCCTGAGCTCCTATCCAGACCCGGAGGCCGGAATGCACTTCACTCCGAACCCACGTTCGTTCGGCCATCTTGGCGCAGGCGGGGCCATCGGGTTCTGCGATCCGGAAGCGGATCTCTCCTTCAGCTACAGCCCGAATTTCATGTGTGCAGGGGCCGGGGTAGGCGATCGCTGCGAGGCGCTGGTCGATGCGACACTGCGCTGCGTACCCGGCTTGCTGGGTTGA